GCGGACCTGTTGCGAACTGTAGGGCACCGAGCGTCATTCTACCTGACCACTTCCTCCCCCTCGGGGAGCGCCCGTTTGCTGCCCATTACCGCGGCGTCGCTATCCCCGCCCGTTGCTTTCTGCGACTTCATTCGGACCGCTCGGCTATCCCTCCAGTCCCTGTCGTCCCAAGGTGCTTGCGCCCTGTCCCACACCCGGAAAGAATTGCCGCCTTGCTCGGTAATTCGAAATCCGGAGGATTCTGATGCGCACTCCCTTGGCAGTCTTTATGCGGCTGGCGGCTGGTCTGCTGCTGGCCGCAGTGTCCGCTACCGCACAAGATCCGGCAACGGCACTGAAGAGTTCGTACGAGAATGCACGCCGCGTCCTGGAGGCGGCGATCGAGGCCCACGGGGGACAGGCGGCCATCGACGCCGTCGAGAACATCTCCTTCAATCGTGAAGGCACGCTCACGCCGCGCCAGCAGATGGAGAGCGCGCAGCCGCCCTACCGCGCGGGCCGGCAAAAAGACCGGTTGGTGCTCGACGTCAAGGGCAACCGCCTGGTCGGAGACACCGAGGGCAGCGTGGCCGGCTTCGATTTCAAGAACCGCACTATCGTGAGCGGCGGCGAGGGATACAACATCGACTTCATCGCGCGCACCTTCACCAAGCTGCCGCAAACGACGCTGAGCGGCCCGCCCGTCGGCCAGTTCTACCGGCGCCTGCCTCATGAGATCCTGCGCAACGCGCAGCAGCGCAACCTGACTCTGCGCTGGCTGGGCGAAGGCACCTTTGAAGGCCGCAAGCAGAACGTGATTGCGTACGCGCATACGGACAATTCCGCGCTGGCGCTCTATTTCGATGCCCAGACCAACCTGTTGAGCAAGTACGAACTGCTGTTCCCCGACCCACTGACGGGCGATACGTCGGCGGAGATCATCTTCTCCGACTACCAGGCGGTCGGCGGGCTGAAAGTGCCGGGCAAGTGGA
The DNA window shown above is from Terriglobales bacterium and carries:
- a CDS encoding MBL fold metallo-hydrolase → MRTPLAVFMRLAAGLLLAAVSATAQDPATALKSSYENARRVLEAAIEAHGGQAAIDAVENISFNREGTLTPRQQMESAQPPYRAGRQKDRLVLDVKGNRLVGDTEGSVAGFDFKNRTIVSGGEGYNIDFIARTFTKLPQTTLSGPPVGQFYRRLPHEILRNAQQRNLTLRWLGEGTFEGRKQNVIAYAHTDNSALALYFDAQTNLLSKYELLFPDPLTGDTSAEIIFSDYQAVGGLKVPGKWTQLVAGEVNTEFRYSDFVLNAKLDDSLFQKPEGFEEAPPFPAGRPIKTAKLAEDVYEIQDVGGGGYSVLAVGFNDYILAVEAPLNTGAAQAAISKIKELIPNKPIRYVALTHHHGDHSGGLRAFIAEGATVV